Proteins encoded in a region of the Prochlorothrix hollandica PCC 9006 = CALU 1027 genome:
- a CDS encoding PEP-CTERM sorting domain-containing protein has protein sequence MSDFSAATFDWNTLGVDLAGSKTAGKGLSHASVFYANVSFDEPPQRVPEPSSAATLGLVALGLWRWGRRA, from the coding sequence ATCTCCGATTTTTCCGCCGCCACCTTTGACTGGAACACCCTAGGGGTCGATTTAGCGGGCAGTAAGACAGCCGGGAAAGGTCTATCCCATGCCTCAGTCTTCTATGCCAATGTCAGTTTTGATGAACCCCCCCAACGGGTTCCTGAACCCAGTTCTGCGGCAACCCTGGGGTTGGTGGCCCTGGGACTTTGGCGCTGGGGACGACGGGCCTAA